GAACAAAGCTGATATATGTGCTGTTGATGGTGCTCTTGCATTTCTAGTTGGCACACTCACATACCGGAGCCAAACAAACACTCTAGCCATCATAGAAAGTGGAGGAGGAATATTAAGAAATGTTTCTAGCTTAATTGCTACTAATGAGGACCACAGGTATGTATACATTTTCTGACAATTTACAGTATAGTGGTACCAAAAGCATGTTTGTATGTTGAATCTTAATGGAATGCATTCATTAAGAACAGTAATCAAATACAATAATTTGTAATGAATATGGTAAGGCACATATTCCACTCAGATAACAGGAATATGCAATAATATCAAATCTGTTGCTTGTAAATAATGAACAGTACTAGAAACTTttccaggaaagagaaaattgctAAGCTGTACAGGAAACCACCtggaatggaaaaatatttaataaaggGAGTGTAGGGTGGGAACAAGTGATTCATATTTGTATTAGTATTTGATCAGTTGGATTTGGATGGATTCCATATgaatagaggaaaaataagacaaattTGCACTAGATAATTCATACTCATCATTTCAAAGGACTAATCTCACCTGTAGCATagtaggtttttgttttatttctgattcaTCTGAAATGCAACTtactgattttttgttttcaattactTAACACCAGGCAAATCTTACGAGAGAACAGCTGCTTACAAACCTTGTTACAACACTTGAAGTCACACAGTTTGACAATAGTCAGTAATGCATGTGGGACCCTGTGGAATCTTTCTGCAAGAAATGCAAAGGATCAGGAGGCACTGTGGGACATGGGAGCAGTCAGCATGCTCAAAAATCTCATCCACTCAAAACACAAGATGATAGCAATGGGCAGCGCTGCAGCTCTAAGAAACCTCATGGCAAACAGGCCAGCAAAGTATAAGGATGCTAATATTATGTCTCCAGGATCAAGCTTACCATCTCTTCATGTTAGAAAACAAAAGGCACTGGAAGCGGAATTAGATGCTCAGCATTTATCAGAGACTTTTGACAATATTGATAATTTAAGCCCAAAAACATCTCACCGTAATAAGCAGAGACATAAGCAGAACATATACAGTGAGTATGTTTTGGATTCTAGTCGTCATGATGATGCGATATGCAGATCAGAGAGTTTTAATACTGGTAATATGACTGTACTTTCACCATATTTAAATACTACAGTATTGCCTGGCTCCTCCTCTTCCAGTAGAGGAAACATAGAAAATTGTCGGTCTGAGAAAGACAGAAGTCTTGATAGAGATCGAGCAGTAGGTTTAAATACCTATCATCCGGCTACAGAGAACACTGGGAACTCCTCTAAGAGAATAGGAATGCAAATTTCTACTGCTGCAGCTCAAATTGCCAAAGTTATGGAAGAAGTTACAAGCATGCATGTTCCACAAGAAGACAGAAGTTCTAGTTCCACTTCTGAAATGCACTGTTTGACAGAAGACAGAAACGCCCCGAGGAGAGCAGCCAGTGCCCTTACTCACTCAAGTACATACTTCCCTAAACCTGAGAATTCAAGCAGGACATGTCCTGTGCCTTACGCCAAAATGGAATACAAGAGAGCTTCAAATGATAGTTTAAATAGCGTAAGCAGCAGTGATGGCTATGGTAAAAGAGGCCAAATGAAGCCTTCCATTGAATCTTACTCTGAAGATGATGAAAGCAAGTTTTGTAGTTATGGTCAATATCCAGCTGACTTGGCACATAAGATACACAGCGCAAATCACATGGATGACAATGATGGAGAGCTAGACACTCCTATTAACTATAGTCTTAAGTATTCGGACGAACAGCTAAATTCTGGAAGGCAGAGCCCCTCTCAGAATGAAAGATGGGCAAGGCCTAAGCATATAATAGatgatgaaataaaacagaatgaacAAAGGCAGTCAAGGAGCCAAAGTGCAGCCTACCCAGTGTACAATGAGAGTGGAGATGATAAACATATGAAATATCAGTCACCTTTTGGACAGCAAGATTGCGTTTCTTCGTTTAGATCAAGAGCATCCAATGGTTCAGATCAGAACAGAGTAGGCTCAACTCTTGGAATGAATCAGAAAGTAAACCAGTCCCTGTGCCAGGTTGATGACTACGATGATGATAAGCCAACCAACTACAGTGAGCGTTACTCCGAGGAGGAACAACACGAAGAAGAAGACAGACCAACCAATTACAGTATAAAGTACAATGAAGAGGAACATCATGTCGATCAGCCCATTGATTATAGCCTAAAATACTCAACAGAAGTTCCTCCCTCTTCTCAGAAGCCatcttttactttttcaaaGACTTCTTCAGTGCAAAGCACTAAAACTGACCGTATTTCCTCAAGCACTGGGAATGCATCAGCCCCCTCAGCTGTTTCAAAGAGACAGAATCAGCTCCACCCAAGttctgcacagagcagaggaggtCATGCTCAAAAGACTGCCTCCTGTAAGACTCCGTCTATTAATCAGGAAACCATACAAACTTACTGTGTGGAAGATACACCAATATGTTTTTCAAGGTGTAGCTCTCTGTCATCTTTGTCATCAGCTGAAGATGAAATAGGACGTGATCAATCCACACGTGTGGCAGATGCTAATAATACACTACAGATAGCagaactgaaggaaaacagtggGGCTCTATCTGCAGAAGCCTCAGTAAGTGAAATCACATCAACATCACAACATATCAGAACAAAATCCAGTAGACTTCCAACTTCTAGCTTATCTCCTTCCGATTCCTCTAGACATAAAGCTGTTGAGTTTTCTTCAGGTGCCAAATCTCCCTCAAAGAGTGGTGCACAAACCCCCAAAAGCCCACCAGAACACTATGTGCAGGAAACTCCTCTGATGTTCAGCAGGTGTACTTCTGTAAGTTCCCTGGATAGTTTTGAAAGCCGTTCGATTGCCAGTTCGGTTCAAAGTGAGCCTTGCAGTGGAATGGTAAGTGGCATTATAAGTCCGAGTGATCTTCCAGACAGCCCAGGACAAACAATGCCTCCAAGCAGAAGTAAAACTCCACCTCCTTCTCAAGGCGTTCCAGTAAAAAGAGATGTAGCTAAAGGTAAAGTACCTAGTGCAGAAAAGAGAGAGCCTGGTCCTAGACAGGCAGCTGTAAATGCAGCTGTGCAGAGAGTTCAGGTACTGCCAGATGCTGATACACTATTACATTTTGCCACAGAAAGTACACCAGATGggttttcttgctcttctaGCCTGAGTGCTCTGAGTCTTGATGAGCCATTTATACAGAAAGATGTAGAGTTGAGAATAATGCCTCCCGTACATGAAAACGAAcatggaaatgaagcagaacCTGAAGAGTCAGATGATACAAAGGATAACcaagagaagaaagcagagaagccttctgaagcagaaaaagacATTCTGGATGATTCTGATGATGATGATATTGAAATACTGGAAGAATGTATTATTTCTGCAATGCCAACAAAGTCTTCACGCAAAGCCAAAAAGCCTTCTCAAGCATCTGCTCCAAAAATACCTCCTCCTGTAGCCAGAAAGCCCAGTCAGCTACCAGTTTACAAGCTTATGCCTTCACAGAGCAGAATGCAATCCCAAAAGCACGTTAGTTTTACACCAGGTGATGATATGCCGCGGGTGTATTGCGTTGAGGGAACACCAATAAATTTTTCAACAGCTACATCTTTAAGTGATCTTACAATAGAATCACCACCAAATGAGTTGGCCAACGTAGACAGTGTGGGTACAGGGGCAGAGTCAGGGGAATTTGAAAAGAGAGACACCATTCCTACGGAAGGTAGGAGTACAGATGACTCTCAGAGAGCAAAAAGCATAACTGTGACTGCCCCAGGACTGGATGATGACAAAACAGAAGAGGGTGATATTCTGGCTGAGTGCATTAACTCAGCTATGCCAAAAGGAAAAAGTCACAAACCTTTTAGAGTGAAGAAAATAATGGATCAAATTCAACAAGCATCTGCATCTTTAAGTAACAAAAACCAATCAGAAGGTGAAAAGAAGAAGCCAACATCACCTGTAAAGCCTGTTCCCCAAAACAACGAATACAGAGCACGCgtaagaaaaaacacagagcCTAAAAGCAATATTAATAATGAAAGAAGCTATTCAGAGAACAGAGACCCAAAGAAACAGAACGTTAAAAATAATGCGAGAGATTTTAATGACAAACTTCCAAATAATGAAGAGCGTGTAAGAGGAAGCTTTGCATTTGATTCACCTCATCATTACACGCCTATTGAGGGAACTCCATATTGTTTTTCAAGGAATGATTCCCTAAGTTCTTTAGACTTCGATGATGATGATGTTGACCTTTCAAGGGAAAAGGCAgaattaagaaaaggaaaagaagcaaaggAAATAGAAGCTAAAGACTGCGCTAATGCGGAACAGGCTTCAAATCAGCAATCAACCAACAGGACACAAGtttgtcaaaaacacccaacaaGCAGAAGCCAGCCTAAAAGCTTCTGTCAGTCAACTAAAGATATTCCAGACAGAGGGGCAGCTACAGAtgagaaaatgcagaattttgCTATCGAAAACacacctgtttgtttttctcgCAATTCATCTCTTAGTTCCCTTAGTGATATTGatcaagaaaacaacaacaacaaagaaggaGAACCTGCAAAGCGAACTGAGGCTCCTGATTCACAGATGGAGCCAAACAGACCACAGACTTCTGGTTATGCACCCAA
This region of Anas platyrhynchos isolate ZD024472 breed Pekin duck chromosome Z, IASCAAS_PekinDuck_T2T, whole genome shotgun sequence genomic DNA includes:
- the APC gene encoding adenomatous polyposis coli protein isoform X5, with protein sequence MAAASYDQLLKQVEALKMENSNLRQELEDNSNHLTKLETEASNMKEVLKQLQGSIEDEAMASSGQIDLLERLKELNLESTNFPGVKLRPKVSVRSYGSREGSVSSRSGECSPVPMGSFPRRGFMNGSRESTGYLEELEKERSLLLAELEKEEKEKDWYYAQLQNLTKRIDSLPLTENFSLQTDMTRRQLEYEARQIRAAMEEQLGTCQDMEKRAQVRVARIQQIEKDILRIRQLLQSQAAEAERAPQSKHDAGSHDTERQSEGQGAAEISMPTSSTGQGSAARMDHETASVMSSSNNYSVPRRLTSHLGTKVTEDYKPQVEMVYSLLSMLGTHDKDDMSRTLLAMSSSQDSCIAMRQSGCLPLLIQLLHGNDKDSVLLGNSRGSKEARARASAALHNIIHSQPDDKRGRREIRVLHLLEQIRAYCETCWEWQEAHEQGMDQDKNPMPAPVDHQICPAVCVLMKLSFDEEHRHAMNELGGLQAIAELLQVDCEMYGLTNDHYSVTLRRYAGMALTNLTFGDVANKATLCSMKGCMRALVAQLKSESEDLQQVIASVLRNLSWRADVNSKKTLREVGSVKALMECALEVKKESTLKSVLSALWNLSAHCTENKADICAVDGALAFLVGTLTYRSQTNTLAIIESGGGILRNVSSLIATNEDHRQILRENSCLQTLLQHLKSHSLTIVSNACGTLWNLSARNAKDQEALWDMGAVSMLKNLIHSKHKMIAMGSAAALRNLMANRPAKYKDANIMSPGSSLPSLHVRKQKALEAELDAQHLSETFDNIDNLSPKTSHRNKQRHKQNIYSEYVLDSSRHDDAICRSESFNTGNMTVLSPYLNTTVLPGSSSSSRGNIENCRSEKDRSLDRDRAVGLNTYHPATENTGNSSKRIGMQISTAAAQIAKVMEEVTSMHVPQEDRSSSSTSEMHCLTEDRNAPRRAASALTHSSTYFPKPENSSRTCPVPYAKMEYKRASNDSLNSVSSSDGYGKRGQMKPSIESYSEDDESKFCSYGQYPADLAHKIHSANHMDDNDGELDTPINYSLKYSDEQLNSGRQSPSQNERWARPKHIIDDEIKQNEQRQSRSQSAAYPVYNESGDDKHMKYQSPFGQQDCVSSFRSRASNGSDQNRVGSTLGMNQKVNQSLCQVDDYDDDKPTNYSERYSEEEQHEEEDRPTNYSIKYNEEEHHVDQPIDYSLKYSTEVPPSSQKPSFTFSKTSSVQSTKTDRISSSTGNASAPSAVSKRQNQLHPSSAQSRGGHAQKTASCKTPSINQETIQTYCVEDTPICFSRCSSLSSLSSAEDEIGRDQSTRVADANNTLQIAELKENSGALSAEASVSEITSTSQHIRTKSSRLPTSSLSPSDSSRHKAVEFSSGAKSPSKSGAQTPKSPPEHYVQETPLMFSRCTSVSSLDSFESRSIASSVQSEPCSGMVSGIISPSDLPDSPGQTMPPSRSKTPPPSQGVPVKRDVAKGKVPSAEKREPGPRQAAVNAAVQRVQVLPDADTLLHFATESTPDGFSCSSSLSALSLDEPFIQKDVELRIMPPVHENEHGNEAEPEESDDTKDNQEKKAEKPSEAEKDILDDSDDDDIEILEECIISAMPTKSSRKAKKPSQASAPKIPPPVARKPSQLPVYKLMPSQSRMQSQKHVSFTPGDDMPRVYCVEGTPINFSTATSLSDLTIESPPNELANVDSVGTGAESGEFEKRDTIPTEGRSTDDSQRAKSITVTAPGLDDDKTEEGDILAECINSAMPKGKSHKPFRVKKIMDQIQQASASLSNKNQSEGEKKKPTSPVKPVPQNNEYRARVRKNTEPKSNINNERSYSENRDPKKQNVKNNARDFNDKLPNNEERVRGSFAFDSPHHYTPIEGTPYCFSRNDSLSSLDFDDDDVDLSREKAELRKGKEAKEIEAKDCANAEQASNQQSTNRTQVCQKHPTSRSQPKSFCQSTKDIPDRGAATDEKMQNFAIENTPVCFSRNSSLSSLSDIDQENNNNKEGEPAKRTEAPDSQMEPNRPQTSGYAPKSFHVEDTPVCFSRNSSLSSLSIDSEDDLLQECISSAMPKKKKTSRIKSESEKNNSRNMGGILAEDLTLDLREIQRPDSEHGFSPDSENFDWKAIQEGANSIVSSLHQAAAAASLSRQASSDSDSILSLKSGISLGSPFHLTPDQEEKPFTSNKGPRILKPGEKSTLESKKAEAENKGIKGGKKVYKSMITGKARSNSEVSSQLKQPQQTSVPSISRGRTMIHIPGVRNSSSSTSPVSKKGAPLKNTNSKSPSEGQSSASSPRGVKSSGKPEPAPVTRQLSGLNQGGSSKGPSRSGSRDSTPSRPQQQPLSRPLQSPGRNSISPGRNGISPPNKLSQLPRTSSPSTASTKSSSSGRMSYTSPGRQMSQQNLTKQTALPKSSSSIPRSESASKGLNQILSSGGSNKKTDLSRMSSTKSSGSESDRSERPVLVRQSTFIKEAPSPTLRRKLEESASFESLSPSRPDSPTRSQLQTPVLSPSLPDMSLSSHSTAQTSGWRKLPPNLSPSVEYDGRPAKRHDIARSHSESPSRLPVNRSGTWKREHSKHSSSLPRVSTWRRTGSSSSILSASSESSEKAKSEDEKQHGSSVSGHKQNKESQAPAKDRQSRQERH
- the APC gene encoding adenomatous polyposis coli protein isoform X4, with the protein product MASSGQIDLLERLKELNLESTNFPGVKLRPKVSVRSYGSREGSVSSRSGECSPVPMGSFPRRGFMNGSRESTGYLEELEKERSLLLAELEKEEKEKDWYYAQLQNLTKRIDSLPLTENFSLQTDMTRRQLEYEARQIRAAMEEQLGTCQDMEKRAQVRVARIQQIEKDILRIRQLLQSQAAEAERAPQSKHDAGSHDTERQSEGQGAAEISMPTSSTGQGSAARMDHETASVMSSSNNYSVPRRLTSHLGTKVTEDYKPQVEMVYSLLSMLGTHDKDDMSRTLLAMSSSQDSCIAMRQSGCLPLLIQLLHGNDKDSVLLGNSRGSKEARARASAALHNIIHSQPDDKRGRREIRVLHLLEQIRAYCETCWEWQEAHEQGMDQDKNPMPAPVDHQICPAVCVLMKLSFDEEHRHAMNELGGLQAIAELLQVDCEMYGLTNDHYSVTLRRYAGMALTNLTFGDVANKATLCSMKGCMRALVAQLKSESEDLQQVIASVLRNLSWRADVNSKKTLREVGSVKALMECALEVKKESTLKSVLSALWNLSAHCTENKADICAVDGALAFLVGTLTYRSQTNTLAIIESGGGILRNVSSLIATNEDHRQILRENSCLQTLLQHLKSHSLTIVSNACGTLWNLSARNAKDQEALWDMGAVSMLKNLIHSKHKMIAMGSAAALRNLMANRPAKYKDANIMSPGSSLPSLHVRKQKALEAELDAQHLSETFDNIDNLSPKTSHRNKQRHKQNIYSEYVLDSSRHDDAICRSESFNTGNMTVLSPYLNTTVLPGSSSSSRGNIENCRSEKDRSLDRDRAVGLNTYHPATENTGNSSKRIGMQISTAAAQIAKVMEEVTSMHVPQEDRSSSSTSEMHCLTEDRNAPRRAASALTHSSTYFPKPENSSRTCPVPYAKMEYKRASNDSLNSVSSSDGYGKRGQMKPSIESYSEDDESKFCSYGQYPADLAHKIHSANHMDDNDGELDTPINYSLKYSDEQLNSGRQSPSQNERWARPKHIIDDEIKQNEQRQSRSQSAAYPVYNESGDDKHMKYQSPFGQQDCVSSFRSRASNGSDQNRVGSTLGMNQKVNQSLCQVDDYDDDKPTNYSERYSEEEQHEEEDRPTNYSIKYNEEEHHVDQPIDYSLKYSTEVPPSSQKPSFTFSKTSSVQSTKTDRISSSTGNASAPSAVSKRQNQLHPSSAQSRGGHAQKTASCKTPSINQETIQTYCVEDTPICFSRCSSLSSLSSAEDEIGRDQSTRVADANNTLQIAELKENSGALSAEASVSEITSTSQHIRTKSSRLPTSSLSPSDSSRHKAVEFSSGAKSPSKSGAQTPKSPPEHYVQETPLMFSRCTSVSSLDSFESRSIASSVQSEPCSGMVSGIISPSDLPDSPGQTMPPSRSKTPPPSQGVPVKRDVAKGKVPSAEKREPGPRQAAVNAAVQRVQVLPDADTLLHFATESTPDGFSCSSSLSALSLDEPFIQKDVELRIMPPVHENEHGNEAEPEESDDTKDNQEKKAEKPSEAEKDILDDSDDDDIEILEECIISAMPTKSSRKAKKPSQASAPKIPPPVARKPSQLPVYKLMPSQSRMQSQKHVSFTPGDDMPRVYCVEGTPINFSTATSLSDLTIESPPNELANVDSVGTGAESGEFEKRDTIPTEGRSTDDSQRAKSITVTAPGLDDDKTEEGDILAECINSAMPKGKSHKPFRVKKIMDQIQQASASLSNKNQSEGEKKKPTSPVKPVPQNNEYRARVRKNTEPKSNINNERSYSENRDPKKQNVKNNARDFNDKLPNNEERVRGSFAFDSPHHYTPIEGTPYCFSRNDSLSSLDFDDDDVDLSREKAELRKGKEAKEIEAKDCANAEQASNQQSTNRTQVCQKHPTSRSQPKSFCQSTKDIPDRGAATDEKMQNFAIENTPVCFSRNSSLSSLSDIDQENNNNKEGEPAKRTEAPDSQMEPNRPQTSGYAPKSFHVEDTPVCFSRNSSLSSLSIDSEDDLLQECISSAMPKKKKTSRIKSESEKNNSRNMGGILAEDLTLDLREIQRPDSEHGFSPDSENFDWKAIQEGANSIVSSLHQAAAAASLSRQASSDSDSILSLKSGISLGSPFHLTPDQEEKPFTSNKGPRILKPGEKSTLESKKAEAENKGIKGGKKVYKSMITGKARSNSEVSSQLKQPQQTSVPSISRGRTMIHIPGVRNSSSSTSPVSKKGAPLKNTNSKSPSEGQSSASSPRGVKSSGKPEPAPVTRQLSGLNQGGSSKGPSRSGSRDSTPSRPQQQPLSRPLQSPGRNSISPGRNGISPPNKLSQLPRTSSPSTASTKSSSSGRMSYTSPGRQMSQQNLTKQTALPKSSSSIPRSESASKGLNQILSSGGSNKKTDLSRMSSTKSSGSESDRSERPVLVRQSTFIKEAPSPTLRRKLEESASFESLSPSRPDSPTRSQLQTPVLSPSLPDMSLSSHSTAQTSGWRKLPPNLSPSVEYDGRPAKRHDIARSHSESPSRLPVNRSGTWKREHSKHSSSLPRVSTWRRTGSSSSILSASSESSEKAKSEDEKQHGSSVSGHKQNKESQAPAKGTWRKIKENEIPQIMNDPQHSSSGATNSSDSKTLIYQMAPAVSKTEDVWVRIEDCPINNPRSGRSPTGNTPPVIDSVSEKGGVNGKDSKEIQEKQNPGNGSVPVRTIGLENRLNSFFQIDSPDKKGTETKPLQTNPVPAPENNESTVSERTPFSSSSSSKHSSPIGAVAARVTPFNYNPSRRKSSVDNSSARPSQIPTPVNNSTKKRDSKSENTDSSGTQSPKRHSGSYLVTSV
- the APC gene encoding adenomatous polyposis coli protein isoform X3; translated protein: MAAASYDQLLKQVEALKMENSNLRQELEDNSNHLTKLETEASNMKEVLKQLQGSIEDEAMASSGQIDLLERLKELNLESTNFPGVKLRPKVSVRSYGSREGSVSSRSGECSPVPMGSFPRRGFMNGSRESTGYLEELEKERSLLLAELEKEEKEKDWYYAQLQNLTKRIDSLPLTENFSLQTDMTRRQLEYEARQIRAAMEEQLGTCQDMEKRAQVRVARIQQIEKDILRIRQLLQSQAAEAERAPQSKHDAGSHDTERQSEGQGAAEISMPTSSTGQVEMVYSLLSMLGTHDKDDMSRTLLAMSSSQDSCIAMRQSGCLPLLIQLLHGNDKDSVLLGNSRGSKEARARASAALHNIIHSQPDDKRGRREIRVLHLLEQIRAYCETCWEWQEAHEQGMDQDKNPMPAPVDHQICPAVCVLMKLSFDEEHRHAMNELGGLQAIAELLQVDCEMYGLTNDHYSVTLRRYAGMALTNLTFGDVANKATLCSMKGCMRALVAQLKSESEDLQQVIASVLRNLSWRADVNSKKTLREVGSVKALMECALEVKKESTLKSVLSALWNLSAHCTENKADICAVDGALAFLVGTLTYRSQTNTLAIIESGGGILRNVSSLIATNEDHRQILRENSCLQTLLQHLKSHSLTIVSNACGTLWNLSARNAKDQEALWDMGAVSMLKNLIHSKHKMIAMGSAAALRNLMANRPAKYKDANIMSPGSSLPSLHVRKQKALEAELDAQHLSETFDNIDNLSPKTSHRNKQRHKQNIYSEYVLDSSRHDDAICRSESFNTGNMTVLSPYLNTTVLPGSSSSSRGNIENCRSEKDRSLDRDRAVGLNTYHPATENTGNSSKRIGMQISTAAAQIAKVMEEVTSMHVPQEDRSSSSTSEMHCLTEDRNAPRRAASALTHSSTYFPKPENSSRTCPVPYAKMEYKRASNDSLNSVSSSDGYGKRGQMKPSIESYSEDDESKFCSYGQYPADLAHKIHSANHMDDNDGELDTPINYSLKYSDEQLNSGRQSPSQNERWARPKHIIDDEIKQNEQRQSRSQSAAYPVYNESGDDKHMKYQSPFGQQDCVSSFRSRASNGSDQNRVGSTLGMNQKVNQSLCQVDDYDDDKPTNYSERYSEEEQHEEEDRPTNYSIKYNEEEHHVDQPIDYSLKYSTEVPPSSQKPSFTFSKTSSVQSTKTDRISSSTGNASAPSAVSKRQNQLHPSSAQSRGGHAQKTASCKTPSINQETIQTYCVEDTPICFSRCSSLSSLSSAEDEIGRDQSTRVADANNTLQIAELKENSGALSAEASVSEITSTSQHIRTKSSRLPTSSLSPSDSSRHKAVEFSSGAKSPSKSGAQTPKSPPEHYVQETPLMFSRCTSVSSLDSFESRSIASSVQSEPCSGMVSGIISPSDLPDSPGQTMPPSRSKTPPPSQGVPVKRDVAKGKVPSAEKREPGPRQAAVNAAVQRVQVLPDADTLLHFATESTPDGFSCSSSLSALSLDEPFIQKDVELRIMPPVHENEHGNEAEPEESDDTKDNQEKKAEKPSEAEKDILDDSDDDDIEILEECIISAMPTKSSRKAKKPSQASAPKIPPPVARKPSQLPVYKLMPSQSRMQSQKHVSFTPGDDMPRVYCVEGTPINFSTATSLSDLTIESPPNELANVDSVGTGAESGEFEKRDTIPTEGRSTDDSQRAKSITVTAPGLDDDKTEEGDILAECINSAMPKGKSHKPFRVKKIMDQIQQASASLSNKNQSEGEKKKPTSPVKPVPQNNEYRARVRKNTEPKSNINNERSYSENRDPKKQNVKNNARDFNDKLPNNEERVRGSFAFDSPHHYTPIEGTPYCFSRNDSLSSLDFDDDDVDLSREKAELRKGKEAKEIEAKDCANAEQASNQQSTNRTQVCQKHPTSRSQPKSFCQSTKDIPDRGAATDEKMQNFAIENTPVCFSRNSSLSSLSDIDQENNNNKEGEPAKRTEAPDSQMEPNRPQTSGYAPKSFHVEDTPVCFSRNSSLSSLSIDSEDDLLQECISSAMPKKKKTSRIKSESEKNNSRNMGGILAEDLTLDLREIQRPDSEHGFSPDSENFDWKAIQEGANSIVSSLHQAAAAASLSRQASSDSDSILSLKSGISLGSPFHLTPDQEEKPFTSNKGPRILKPGEKSTLESKKAEAENKGIKGGKKVYKSMITGKARSNSEVSSQLKQPQQTSVPSISRGRTMIHIPGVRNSSSSTSPVSKKGAPLKNTNSKSPSEGQSSASSPRGVKSSGKPEPAPVTRQLSGLNQGGSSKGPSRSGSRDSTPSRPQQQPLSRPLQSPGRNSISPGRNGISPPNKLSQLPRTSSPSTASTKSSSSGRMSYTSPGRQMSQQNLTKQTALPKSSSSIPRSESASKGLNQILSSGGSNKKTDLSRMSSTKSSGSESDRSERPVLVRQSTFIKEAPSPTLRRKLEESASFESLSPSRPDSPTRSQLQTPVLSPSLPDMSLSSHSTAQTSGWRKLPPNLSPSVEYDGRPAKRHDIARSHSESPSRLPVNRSGTWKREHSKHSSSLPRVSTWRRTGSSSSILSASSESSEKAKSEDEKQHGSSVSGHKQNKESQAPAKGTWRKIKENEIPQIMNDPQHSSSGATNSSDSKTLIYQMAPAVSKTEDVWVRIEDCPINNPRSGRSPTGNTPPVIDSVSEKGGVNGKDSKEIQEKQNPGNGSVPVRTIGLENRLNSFFQIDSPDKKGTETKPLQTNPVPAPENNESTVSERTPFSSSSSSKHSSPIGAVAARVTPFNYNPSRRKSSVDNSSARPSQIPTPVNNSTKKRDSKSENTDSSGTQSPKRHSGSYLVTSV